Proteins from one Pseudomonadota bacterium genomic window:
- the accD gene encoding acetyl-CoA carboxylase, carboxyltransferase subunit beta — protein MSWIERLMPSRIKTRGRTRSVPEGLWTKCPSCGAALYRAEVERNSHVCPKCAHHMRVGARSRLMQFLDPEGHQEIGAELEPSDPLKFRDSKRYKDRITAAQRATDEKDALIAMRGSLDGIPVVACAFEFSFMAGSMGSVVGERFFRAAEVALEHRAPLICFAASGGARMQEALLSLMQMAKTSAVLARLAENGVPYISVLTDPTTGGVSASLAMLGDVNVAEPKALIGFAGPRVIQQTVRETLPEGFQRSEFLLEHGAVDMIVDRRHMRAELASLLSKLTGAAARPAILDAEDAAVATATPEATAAEGEDGAPSSPQAAGEQRDGGAEGRIDG, from the coding sequence ATGAGTTGGATTGAGCGGCTCATGCCCTCCCGTATCAAGACGCGCGGCCGCACCCGCTCCGTTCCCGAAGGCCTGTGGACCAAGTGCCCTAGCTGCGGCGCCGCGCTGTACCGCGCCGAGGTTGAGCGTAACTCTCACGTCTGCCCAAAGTGCGCTCACCACATGCGAGTGGGGGCAAGATCGCGCCTGATGCAGTTTCTCGATCCGGAGGGCCACCAGGAGATTGGGGCCGAGCTCGAACCTAGCGATCCTCTGAAGTTTCGCGACAGCAAGCGCTACAAGGATCGGATCACCGCCGCGCAGCGGGCGACCGATGAGAAGGACGCTTTGATCGCCATGCGCGGCAGCCTGGACGGTATTCCCGTGGTGGCGTGCGCCTTCGAGTTCTCCTTCATGGCCGGTTCTATGGGCTCCGTGGTTGGCGAGCGGTTCTTTCGCGCCGCCGAGGTCGCGCTCGAGCACCGCGCGCCGCTGATCTGTTTCGCCGCGAGCGGTGGTGCGCGCATGCAGGAGGCTCTCCTGTCGCTCATGCAGATGGCGAAGACCAGCGCCGTGTTGGCGCGGCTTGCGGAGAACGGCGTGCCGTACATCTCTGTCTTGACTGACCCCACGACGGGCGGCGTCTCGGCGAGCTTGGCCATGCTCGGAGATGTCAACGTGGCGGAGCCTAAGGCGCTGATCGGCTTCGCCGGGCCCCGCGTCATTCAGCAAACGGTGCGTGAGACCCTGCCCGAGGGTTTTCAGCGCAGCGAGTTCCTCCTTGAGCACGGCGCCGTCGACATGATCGTGGATCGTCGCCATATGCGCGCTGAGCTCGCTTCGCTGCTGTCCAAGCTCACGGGGGCAGCGGCGCGGCCTGCCATCTTGGATGCGGAGGATGCTGCCGTAGCGACGGCGACTCCGGAGGCGACCGCCGCCGAAGGCGAGGATGGGGCGCCAAGCAGCCCGCAGGCGGCCGGCGAGCAGCGTGACGGTGGCGCTGAGGGTCGCATTGACGGTTAG
- a CDS encoding Hpt domain-containing protein: MSDAGRQDGRPRGDAQDLAELTRGFLRRKQEEFVPLSRGPRLDLEGLANAAHRLRGSGGAYGFDVLSEVAERLEQFAAREQHDAAREALAELLDLLERLQGQAS; the protein is encoded by the coding sequence ATGAGCGATGCGGGGCGCCAGGATGGCCGACCGAGGGGCGATGCTCAGGACTTGGCTGAGCTGACGCGGGGCTTCCTGCGTCGAAAGCAAGAGGAGTTCGTCCCCCTCAGCCGCGGGCCACGGCTCGACCTGGAAGGGCTTGCCAATGCCGCGCATCGCCTGCGCGGGTCTGGCGGCGCCTACGGCTTCGATGTGCTCAGTGAGGTTGCCGAGCGCCTGGAACAGTTCGCCGCCCGCGAACAGCACGATGCGGCCCGCGAGGCCCTCGCCGAACTGCTCGATCTGCTGGAACGTCTCCAGGGCCAGGCCTCCTGA
- a CDS encoding SPOR domain-containing protein: MERRQQERLVGAVVVAVAAAVVVPWLLDGSPERWAAAGRQQPLEPARMQRHQIDLGKPASAPAVAQPTPIREAQAEAPPAQVATPTAEPVEELPATTAANTVSDRKEADGDSPEPPVAEPSRVSQPLSQTAPTPGPPSPAVDAPLSDAPAPAGVDTGWSVQVGSFRDKGNAQGLVDTLTRKGYRAFLSRHTRNGVVWYRVRVGTEQTRAAALDVAARLRRDGQVAAPVRHP, from the coding sequence ATGGAACGCCGACAGCAGGAACGCTTGGTAGGCGCCGTGGTGGTGGCCGTAGCGGCCGCCGTGGTGGTGCCGTGGTTGCTCGACGGCTCGCCGGAGCGCTGGGCCGCGGCCGGTCGCCAGCAGCCCTTGGAGCCGGCGCGCATGCAGCGGCACCAGATCGACCTCGGCAAGCCCGCCTCCGCGCCGGCGGTCGCCCAGCCCACGCCTATCCGAGAGGCGCAAGCCGAAGCGCCCCCAGCGCAGGTAGCGACGCCCACCGCGGAGCCCGTGGAAGAGCTGCCGGCGACGACAGCGGCGAACACCGTCTCTGACAGAAAGGAGGCTGATGGCGACAGCCCGGAGCCACCCGTGGCGGAGCCCTCCCGCGTGAGTCAGCCCCTCTCTCAAACTGCCCCGACCCCCGGGCCGCCGTCGCCGGCGGTCGACGCACCCCTTTCCGACGCACCCGCTCCGGCGGGGGTTGATACCGGCTGGTCGGTGCAAGTGGGCAGTTTTCGCGACAAGGGAAATGCCCAGGGACTGGTCGATACGCTTACGCGCAAGGGGTATCGTGCGTTCCTGTCGCGCCACACGCGCAACGGCGTTGTCTGGTACCGGGTGCGTGTTGGTACGGAGCAGACCCGTGCTGCCGCCTTGGATGTCGCCGCGCGCCTGCGTCGAGACGGTCAGGTGGCCGCGCCGGTACGCCATCCGTGA
- a CDS encoding ATP-binding protein, with the protein MSTLDASALPAAAQLLHAQLLTQCGERGVLCLSLDGRYAVRGWLGEPSRFGLGDLVTGMDVRAGAPYLDHFEDAGRLTLPFVNIGEHRAVHLHVLPDSADEGKPSDGWHVLFADADGELVRERDVQQRENEARARTQRLQGRLVEATAQGQLWRDQAEQARAATWRLAGMLSHELRTPLSAIAGYARLLEQALEGVPEQRDHARVISRSATHIAGLIEATLEQYRRDSAEVSVHPQPTDVRALVSHLTALLAPLAADKALGFAAFVSPDLPERLHLDGMRLRQMLLNLLGNAIKYTEEGGVRLDVHWEDEGHQLELAVADTGLGIPPELRERVFQPFDRAGREGQDGTGLGLHISRLIAQRMGGGISLDDTAPGEGSRFVIRIVADPIAMGAPAQVLDSEMDLNPGEVLVGEDDPDLAALFKIFLSRAGFKATFVSRASALVSAVAAQPPQLVLVDLNLEDGDDGLAAARRVRADGYEGAIIAMSATDVSVREDALAAGCDEFLVKPIPPEDLLALMFEVLRRRAAA; encoded by the coding sequence GTGAGTACGCTGGACGCGAGCGCGCTGCCGGCGGCGGCCCAGCTACTACACGCGCAACTTCTCACGCAGTGCGGGGAGCGGGGCGTGCTGTGCCTTTCGCTCGACGGTCGCTACGCCGTGCGCGGGTGGCTCGGTGAGCCTTCGCGCTTCGGCTTAGGGGATTTGGTCACAGGCATGGACGTGCGTGCAGGGGCTCCGTACCTGGATCACTTCGAAGATGCGGGCCGGCTAACGCTGCCGTTTGTGAATATCGGCGAGCATCGTGCGGTTCACCTTCACGTGTTGCCCGACAGTGCCGATGAGGGCAAGCCGAGCGACGGTTGGCATGTCCTGTTCGCGGATGCGGACGGCGAACTCGTGCGCGAGCGGGATGTGCAGCAGCGCGAGAATGAGGCGCGCGCCCGCACGCAGCGCCTACAGGGGCGGTTGGTGGAAGCCACCGCTCAGGGGCAACTCTGGCGCGACCAGGCAGAGCAGGCGCGCGCGGCTACCTGGCGCCTCGCCGGGATGCTGTCGCACGAGCTGCGTACGCCGCTGAGCGCCATCGCCGGCTACGCGCGCCTGCTGGAACAAGCGCTCGAGGGGGTCCCTGAGCAGCGCGATCATGCGCGGGTGATCTCGCGCAGCGCTACGCACATCGCGGGCCTCATCGAGGCCACGCTGGAGCAGTACCGGCGTGACAGCGCCGAGGTCTCTGTGCACCCTCAACCCACCGACGTTCGCGCCTTGGTCAGTCACCTTACAGCCTTACTCGCGCCCCTCGCTGCCGATAAGGCCCTAGGTTTCGCCGCCTTCGTAAGTCCGGACCTGCCCGAGCGCTTGCATCTGGATGGTATGCGCCTTCGGCAAATGCTATTGAATCTACTGGGTAACGCGATCAAGTACACGGAAGAGGGCGGCGTGCGCCTCGACGTTCATTGGGAGGACGAGGGGCATCAGCTCGAGCTGGCGGTGGCGGATACGGGGCTGGGAATTCCCCCCGAGCTGCGCGAGCGCGTGTTTCAGCCCTTCGATCGTGCCGGGCGCGAGGGCCAAGACGGTACGGGCCTTGGTCTGCATATCTCCCGGCTGATCGCCCAGCGCATGGGCGGTGGCATCAGCCTGGATGACACGGCGCCCGGTGAGGGCAGCCGCTTCGTCATCCGCATCGTTGCGGACCCCATTGCCATGGGTGCGCCGGCGCAGGTCCTGGACAGCGAGATGGATCTGAATCCTGGCGAAGTGTTGGTAGGGGAGGACGACCCGGACCTCGCCGCCCTCTTCAAGATCTTCCTGAGCCGAGCCGGCTTCAAGGCGACCTTCGTGAGCCGGGCCAGCGCGCTCGTATCGGCGGTGGCTGCGCAGCCGCCGCAGTTGGTGTTGGTCGATCTGAACCTTGAGGATGGTGATGACGGTCTCGCCGCCGCGCGTCGCGTCCGAGCCGATGGCTACGAGGGGGCCATCATCGCCATGAGCGCCACCGATGTGTCGGTTCGCGAGGATGCCCTGGCAGCCGGCTGCGATGAGTTCCTGGTCAAGCCCATTCCGCCGGAGGATCTGCTGGCCTTGATGTTCGAGGTGCTGCGGCGTCGGGCCGCCGCGTAG
- a CDS encoding CvpA family protein, with product MIFVDNIIIAVIAISVLIGLFRGFVPEVMSIVVWVAAVFLSWQYADLVAVRLEQHIDSPALLTWLSRAITFAGVLITGGVTTSLVSLLVEKTGLSGTDRVLGMAFGFARGVLVVGVLVIFANALELQQESWWDESVLIPYGERVAGVVLTVLPEDVSARLPEAVQQMEEAADVLGNATDAAEALEEAARERLEAIEDATN from the coding sequence ATGATCTTTGTGGATAACATCATCATCGCCGTGATCGCGATTTCCGTGCTCATCGGCTTATTCCGCGGCTTTGTGCCCGAGGTGATGTCGATCGTGGTGTGGGTGGCGGCTGTGTTTCTCTCCTGGCAGTACGCTGACCTCGTCGCGGTCCGCCTGGAACAGCATATAGACTCGCCGGCGTTGCTGACCTGGCTGTCGCGGGCCATCACCTTCGCGGGGGTGCTCATCACCGGCGGCGTCACCACATCGCTGGTCTCCCTCCTGGTGGAGAAGACCGGCCTGTCCGGCACGGATCGCGTGCTCGGGATGGCCTTCGGCTTCGCCCGCGGCGTGCTGGTGGTAGGCGTTTTGGTGATTTTCGCCAATGCGCTGGAATTGCAGCAGGAGAGCTGGTGGGACGAGTCGGTGCTGATCCCCTATGGCGAACGGGTTGCCGGGGTGGTGCTCACCGTGCTGCCCGAGGACGTCAGCGCCAGGCTCCCCGAAGCCGTGCAACAGATGGAGGAGGCGGCCGATGTGCTCGGCAACGCCACCGATGCGGCCGAGGCCTTGGAAGAGGCGGCTCGAGAGCGGCTCGAGGCGATAGAGGACGCGACCAACTAG
- the folC gene encoding bifunctional tetrahydrofolate synthase/dihydrofolate synthase translates to MLNRSTPLAQWLSAIEQRHPTAIQLGLDRIGRVLDRLELRQPRATVITVAGTNGKGSTVAFVERIYGQAGLRTGAYTSPHLQRFNERVRVLGEEVDDAILCEAFAAVEAARGANELTYFEFATAAALLVFSRAELDVIVLEVGLGGRLDAVNAVDAAASAVVTVALDHTEWLGDTREHIGWEKAHVYRAGAPAVCGDPDPPQRLLAHAKSIGAPVQVAGRDYRWKHRGETWDFYGACGALCGLPLPAASGAFQLHNASVALSLVQSLQGELPVPEEAIVDGLARAEVRGRLQRCEGPVTWIFDVAHNVQAAQVLASALEQGASDEPGRTLAVFGMMRDKDIEGVVQALTELVDEWWMASLPPPRGVAGDTLEAAVLDVAPNVGGCTHVCTTVEGACEAVHARAQPGDRVVVFGSFLTVGPGLAAYAALAGR, encoded by the coding sequence GTGTTGAACAGGTCGACGCCGCTGGCGCAATGGCTCTCGGCCATCGAACAGCGCCATCCGACGGCCATTCAGCTCGGCTTGGATCGGATCGGTCGCGTTCTCGACCGCCTTGAGCTCAGACAGCCCCGAGCCACCGTGATCACCGTGGCAGGCACCAACGGCAAGGGATCTACGGTGGCCTTTGTCGAACGCATCTACGGCCAAGCAGGGCTGCGCACGGGCGCCTACACCTCGCCCCATCTACAGCGCTTCAATGAGCGCGTTCGGGTGCTTGGCGAGGAGGTCGATGACGCAATCCTGTGCGAGGCCTTCGCTGCGGTCGAGGCGGCGCGCGGCGCCAATGAGCTTACCTACTTCGAGTTCGCCACGGCCGCGGCCCTGCTTGTTTTCTCTCGGGCAGAGCTCGACGTGATCGTGCTCGAGGTCGGCCTCGGAGGGCGCCTAGACGCCGTGAACGCCGTTGACGCCGCCGCGTCGGCGGTGGTCACCGTAGCGCTCGATCACACCGAATGGCTGGGCGATACGCGCGAGCATATCGGTTGGGAGAAGGCACACGTCTATCGCGCCGGCGCGCCCGCCGTGTGCGGTGACCCCGATCCGCCGCAGCGCTTGCTCGCCCATGCGAAGAGTATCGGCGCGCCGGTGCAGGTGGCAGGACGGGACTACCGCTGGAAGCACCGGGGCGAGACATGGGACTTCTACGGGGCTTGCGGCGCTCTGTGCGGCCTTCCACTGCCGGCTGCGAGCGGGGCCTTCCAGTTGCACAACGCCTCTGTGGCGCTGAGCCTCGTGCAGTCATTGCAGGGCGAGCTGCCGGTCCCGGAAGAGGCGATCGTCGATGGGCTGGCGCGGGCCGAGGTGAGGGGACGTCTGCAGCGATGTGAAGGCCCCGTGACCTGGATTTTCGATGTCGCCCACAACGTTCAGGCGGCGCAGGTGCTGGCGAGTGCGCTGGAGCAGGGAGCCAGCGACGAGCCGGGGAGGACCCTAGCGGTCTTCGGTATGATGCGGGACAAGGATATCGAGGGCGTGGTTCAAGCGCTCACGGAGCTAGTGGACGAGTGGTGGATGGCGAGCTTGCCACCCCCGAGGGGCGTGGCTGGCGACACCCTGGAAGCGGCTGTGCTCGATGTGGCACCGAACGTCGGGGGCTGCACGCATGTTTGCACTACCGTGGAAGGGGCCTGTGAGGCGGTCCACGCGCGAGCGCAGCCGGGCGATCGGGTGGTGGTGTTCGGTTCCTTCTTGACCGTCGGCCCCGGGTTGGCGGCTTACGCGGCGCTGGCAGGGCGCTGA
- a CDS encoding response regulator transcription factor translates to MRIAVLEDDQDQSAIVRHWLEGAGHSCSVRDRGETFLRMVLHESFDLLLMDWMLPGEASGLEIMQRVRESGRDYTPVLMTTARDEESDIVAALSAGADDYMIKPLRRSELLARVGALVRLARGGRSSHELPDTVPYEIDREGKRISLDGEQVTLTHREFDLAVFLFTNAGRALSRGHILESIWGMPNADLNTRTVDTHMSRLRRKLSIGEDNGWKLTAIYQHGYRLERLSSADESSDDAPTTA, encoded by the coding sequence ATGCGGATCGCCGTACTCGAAGACGACCAAGATCAGTCCGCCATCGTCCGGCACTGGCTCGAGGGCGCTGGCCATTCGTGCAGCGTGCGCGATCGGGGCGAAACCTTCCTGCGTATGGTCTTACACGAGAGCTTCGATCTGCTGCTCATGGACTGGATGCTGCCCGGCGAAGCGAGCGGACTGGAGATCATGCAACGAGTCCGCGAGAGCGGTCGGGACTACACCCCCGTGCTCATGACCACGGCTCGCGACGAGGAATCGGACATCGTCGCCGCCCTAAGCGCTGGGGCCGACGACTACATGATCAAGCCCCTGCGTCGTTCAGAGCTGCTCGCTCGCGTTGGCGCCCTGGTCCGCTTGGCACGCGGTGGCCGCAGCAGTCACGAGCTGCCCGATACCGTTCCCTACGAGATCGATCGGGAGGGTAAGCGCATCAGCCTCGACGGTGAGCAGGTCACGCTTACCCACCGCGAGTTTGACCTCGCCGTGTTTTTGTTCACGAACGCGGGCCGTGCCCTCTCGCGCGGGCATATTCTGGAGTCCATTTGGGGTATGCCCAATGCAGATCTCAACACTCGCACCGTCGATACGCACATGAGCCGCCTGCGCCGAAAGCTCTCCATCGGTGAGGACAACGGCTGGAAGCTCACCGCGATCTACCAACATGGCTATCGGCTCGAGCGCCTATCCTCCGCTGACGAGTCATCGGACGACGCACCGACTACCGCATGA
- a CDS encoding Rab family GTPase translates to MNAATKHKICLLGDVGVGKTSLVTRFVHGGYSADYLTTVGVKIDTKVVEPPRGSTVKFVIWDIAGTEALSSIDRTYTRGASGFFLVADGTRPASLEVAAGLHDQLDDELKALPFVPIINKRDLAAELTDESMARWRQAGFGAITTSARTGENVEFAFAQLAMQIALS, encoded by the coding sequence ATGAACGCGGCCACGAAGCACAAGATCTGTTTGCTCGGCGACGTGGGCGTGGGAAAGACCAGCCTGGTGACCCGTTTCGTCCACGGCGGATACTCGGCAGACTACCTCACGACAGTGGGGGTCAAGATCGACACGAAGGTGGTTGAGCCACCGCGCGGCAGCACCGTGAAGTTCGTCATCTGGGATATTGCGGGCACGGAGGCGCTCTCCAGTATCGATCGTACGTATACGCGCGGTGCGTCGGGGTTCTTCCTGGTGGCCGACGGCACGCGCCCCGCCTCCTTGGAGGTGGCAGCAGGACTGCACGACCAACTCGACGATGAACTAAAGGCCTTGCCCTTCGTCCCCATCATCAACAAGCGCGACCTCGCCGCCGAGCTCACCGATGAGTCTATGGCGCGCTGGCGTCAGGCGGGCTTCGGGGCGATCACCACCAGCGCGCGCACGGGCGAAAACGTCGAGTTTGCCTTCGCCCAGCTAGCCATGCAGATCGCCCTGTCGTGA
- the purF gene encoding amidophosphoribosyltransferase — MCGVVGIVGRRPVNQIIYDALTVLQHRGQDAAGICTIDDEGYLRAHRGNGLVKDVFQHREMVDLAGEVGIGHIRYPTAGGSSADEAQPFYVNSPYGICLAHNGNLTNLAELSQALMRQDLRHLRTGSDSEALLNVLAQELVTRARPTIAPEDAFAAVRSVHKRCRGSYAAVALITGHGVLGFRDPHGLRPLVLGSRKTSEGSEYMMASESVALDICGFELERDVRPGEAVFIDMAGRLHAEDCTEQAVEHTPCIFEYVYFARPDSIIDGISVYRARMRMGEKLADKIARERPDHDIDCVIPVPDTSRTAALEVAQTLGVKYREGLVKNRYVGRTFIMPGQEIRKKSVRQKLNTIDLQFRDKTVLLVDDSIVRGTTSRQIIEMVREAGAKRVYFASAAPPVRHPNVYGIDMPTPHELIAHGRSNEEICKALGADWLVYQELEDLVDAVKWKTSPVQEFDTSCFSGEYVTGDITEEYLHWLHESRSDDAKIRRALGPTPTRSSAAAPGDGAGAAADTPALRGVGNG, encoded by the coding sequence ATGTGCGGTGTAGTGGGGATCGTCGGCCGGCGGCCGGTTAATCAGATCATTTACGACGCGCTGACCGTGCTCCAGCACCGCGGTCAAGATGCCGCCGGCATCTGCACGATCGACGACGAGGGCTACCTCAGGGCGCACCGTGGCAACGGGCTGGTGAAGGACGTCTTCCAGCATCGCGAAATGGTGGATCTGGCCGGCGAGGTCGGCATCGGCCACATCCGCTACCCCACGGCGGGCGGCTCCAGCGCCGATGAGGCTCAGCCGTTTTACGTCAACAGCCCCTACGGCATCTGCCTTGCTCACAACGGCAATCTCACCAACCTCGCCGAACTCAGCCAAGCCCTCATGCGCCAGGATCTGCGGCATCTGCGCACGGGCTCGGACTCCGAGGCCTTACTGAACGTCTTGGCGCAGGAGCTGGTCACGCGCGCGCGGCCGACGATTGCCCCGGAAGACGCCTTTGCCGCCGTCCGTTCCGTGCACAAACGCTGTCGGGGCAGCTACGCAGCGGTGGCGCTGATCACTGGCCACGGAGTACTCGGTTTCCGCGATCCCCACGGCCTGCGCCCCTTGGTGCTCGGCAGCCGCAAGACCAGCGAGGGGTCGGAGTACATGATGGCGTCGGAGAGCGTCGCCCTCGACATCTGCGGCTTCGAGCTCGAGCGCGACGTGCGTCCCGGCGAGGCCGTGTTCATCGATATGGCCGGGCGCCTACACGCCGAGGACTGCACTGAGCAGGCGGTCGAACACACGCCGTGTATCTTCGAGTATGTCTATTTCGCACGCCCCGATTCGATCATTGATGGCATCTCCGTCTACCGGGCGCGCATGCGCATGGGCGAGAAGCTGGCGGACAAGATCGCCCGCGAACGACCCGATCACGATATCGACTGCGTGATTCCCGTGCCCGACACCAGCCGCACGGCGGCGCTGGAGGTGGCACAGACCCTCGGCGTGAAATACCGCGAAGGCCTAGTCAAGAACCGCTACGTCGGGCGCACGTTCATCATGCCGGGCCAAGAGATTCGCAAGAAATCTGTTAGGCAAAAGCTGAACACGATCGACCTCCAGTTCCGCGACAAGACGGTGCTGTTGGTGGACGACTCCATCGTTCGCGGCACCACTTCACGTCAGATCATCGAGATGGTGCGCGAAGCGGGCGCAAAGCGTGTGTACTTCGCGTCCGCGGCGCCGCCTGTTCGCCATCCGAACGTCTACGGCATCGACATGCCGACGCCCCACGAGCTGATCGCGCATGGTCGCAGCAACGAGGAAATCTGCAAGGCGCTCGGTGCCGATTGGTTGGTGTACCAAGAGCTCGAGGACCTAGTAGATGCGGTGAAGTGGAAGACCTCGCCCGTGCAGGAGTTTGATACCTCCTGTTTCTCCGGTGAGTACGTCACCGGCGACATCACTGAGGAGTATTTGCACTGGCTACACGAGTCGCGCAGCGACGATGCCAAGATCCGCCGCGCACTAGGGCCGACGCCGACGCGATCATCAGCCGCCGCGCCGGGGGATGGTGCCGGGGCAGCTGCTGACACGCCGGCCTTGAGGGGAGTGGGCAACGGATGA